The following proteins are co-located in the Paludibaculum fermentans genome:
- the add gene encoding adenosine deaminase, giving the protein MELSSLDKAELHVHLEGSVTPETLQEIEPKLSLEEIRSHYRYENFLGFLQSYKWVNLHLKAPEHFGLITRRLLEDLARQGVRYAEVNVSAGVVLWRGMELGPVFDAIALAAQEGPIPVRFIFDAVRQFGLEHVWSVARAAVGLKDRGVVGFGVGGDEAGGPVEQFREVFDYARANGLRLAPHAGETVGPASVWAALECGAERIGHGIRSIEDPVLVAHLRDRNIPLEVSISSNVCTGAVGSLKEHPVRRLYDAGVPIILNTDDPPMFHTTLIKEYEIARDEFGFGEADLRTVAENGFRFAFGPVPGFPFNS; this is encoded by the coding sequence ATGGAGCTTTCTTCACTGGACAAAGCGGAACTGCACGTTCACCTGGAAGGATCGGTGACCCCGGAGACTCTGCAGGAGATCGAACCGAAGCTCTCGCTGGAGGAGATTCGGTCGCATTATCGTTACGAGAACTTCCTGGGGTTCCTGCAGAGCTACAAGTGGGTGAACCTTCATCTGAAAGCCCCGGAACACTTCGGCCTGATCACGCGGCGGCTGCTCGAAGACCTGGCCCGGCAAGGCGTGCGCTATGCCGAGGTCAACGTGAGCGCGGGCGTAGTGCTGTGGCGGGGCATGGAGTTGGGTCCGGTGTTTGACGCGATTGCCCTGGCCGCGCAGGAGGGCCCGATCCCGGTGCGGTTCATCTTCGACGCGGTGCGTCAGTTTGGACTGGAGCATGTGTGGTCCGTGGCCCGTGCGGCCGTTGGGTTGAAGGACCGGGGTGTGGTCGGCTTTGGCGTGGGAGGCGACGAGGCGGGCGGCCCGGTGGAGCAGTTCCGCGAAGTGTTCGACTATGCCCGGGCGAATGGCCTGAGGTTGGCTCCGCATGCGGGCGAGACCGTGGGTCCGGCAAGTGTCTGGGCGGCGCTCGAGTGCGGAGCGGAGCGGATCGGGCACGGCATCCGGTCGATAGAGGATCCGGTGCTGGTGGCGCACCTGCGAGACCGGAATATCCCGCTGGAGGTGTCGATCTCCAGTAACGTGTGTACCGGCGCGGTGGGTTCGTTGAAGGAGCACCCGGTGCGGCGGCTTTATGACGCCGGTGTCCCGATTATTTTGAACACCGATGATCCGCCGATGTTCCATACGACGCTTATCAAAGAGTATGAGATCGCTCGGGACGAGTTCGGATTTGGCGAGGCGGATCTGCGGACGGTGGCGGAAAATGGCTTCCGGTTCGCCTTCGGCCCTGTGCCGGGTTTCCCCTTCAATTCATAA